A stretch of the Sphingobacterium thalpophilum genome encodes the following:
- a CDS encoding alpha-L-arabinofuranosidase C-terminal domain-containing protein — translation MKKVVSTMLLFMSMGTAAIAQSPIELTVQLDRPAGAISPHMWGVFFEDINLGADGGIYAELVKNRSFEFDQPWMGWKKLENGPEGTYLLLNDNQRKGNKRYLRLNNVSNLKLGLENEGFRGMGVKAGEQYEFSLQYRSEAGDMNIMLEVLNEQDKVIGTATMPLRSSGTWTESAVKFAVSSTTAKGKLRIWFTGAGKLDVDMLSLFPVDTWKRRPKGLRKDMVQLLADMKPGFIRFPGGCIVEGRDLANRFQWKKTVGPIGERELIINRWNTEFKHRLTPDYYQTFGLGFYEYFLLAEDIGAAPVPILNCGMACQFNTAELAPLDQLDEYVQDALDLIEFANGSVETKWGKLRATMGHPEPFHLKMIGVGNENWGPQYIERLEVFKKALNAKYPEIEIIASSGTDPEGDRFDFLNDKLRAMQIDIIDEHYYRPPSWFLSSASRYDNYDRKGPKIFAGEYASHTTRPNGPGRSTWEAALSEAAFMTGLERNADVVQMASYAPLFGHVDGWQWSPDLIWVDNLQSYGTPSYQVQKLYSTNKGSDIIPVRRDGQPVAGKDSLYASAVYDKNAGELIVKVVNYNSKPMQVSLSITSNKKIADRGQKVTLVSHDLNNSNSIEDPLRIQPKQESIIRKGKKLTESFAPYSLTVIKLPAK, via the coding sequence ATGAAAAAAGTTGTGTCAACAATGCTATTGTTCATGAGCATGGGTACTGCTGCAATAGCCCAGTCACCAATTGAATTAACGGTGCAATTGGATCGGCCCGCAGGTGCGATTTCGCCACATATGTGGGGGGTATTTTTTGAAGATATTAATCTGGGAGCAGATGGAGGGATCTATGCTGAACTAGTCAAAAATCGTTCTTTTGAATTTGATCAGCCCTGGATGGGATGGAAGAAACTGGAAAACGGCCCTGAGGGTACCTATCTTCTGCTCAATGATAACCAACGTAAAGGAAATAAACGTTATCTGCGACTAAACAATGTGTCAAATTTGAAACTCGGCCTAGAAAATGAAGGATTTAGAGGAATGGGCGTCAAGGCTGGCGAGCAATATGAGTTTTCGCTGCAATACCGAAGCGAGGCTGGAGACATGAACATTATGCTCGAGGTTCTGAACGAACAGGATAAGGTAATCGGCACGGCTACAATGCCATTGCGGTCGAGCGGGACATGGACTGAGTCTGCTGTCAAATTTGCTGTCAGCAGTACCACAGCTAAGGGTAAATTGCGAATTTGGTTTACCGGTGCGGGTAAACTGGATGTCGATATGCTTTCGCTGTTTCCAGTAGATACATGGAAACGGCGGCCAAAAGGGCTCCGCAAGGACATGGTGCAGCTACTCGCTGACATGAAGCCTGGATTTATCCGTTTTCCGGGAGGTTGTATCGTGGAGGGCAGGGATCTGGCCAACCGCTTTCAGTGGAAAAAGACTGTTGGGCCTATAGGTGAACGTGAACTAATCATCAACCGATGGAATACGGAATTTAAACATCGGCTCACGCCTGATTATTACCAAACCTTTGGCCTTGGATTTTATGAATATTTCCTCCTTGCGGAAGACATAGGTGCTGCTCCGGTTCCGATTCTTAACTGTGGTATGGCCTGCCAGTTTAATACGGCAGAACTGGCACCTCTGGATCAGCTGGACGAGTATGTACAGGACGCCCTCGACCTTATTGAATTTGCTAATGGTTCTGTAGAAACCAAATGGGGTAAACTACGCGCGACTATGGGGCATCCTGAACCGTTCCACCTGAAAATGATCGGTGTAGGAAACGAAAACTGGGGGCCGCAGTACATAGAACGGCTCGAAGTATTCAAAAAAGCCTTGAATGCAAAGTATCCGGAGATCGAGATTATTGCCAGTTCAGGTACCGATCCGGAAGGGGATCGTTTTGATTTTCTCAACGATAAGCTGAGAGCAATGCAGATCGATATCATTGACGAGCATTATTATCGACCACCATCGTGGTTTCTGTCCAGCGCGAGCCGCTACGATAATTATGACCGTAAAGGCCCAAAAATCTTTGCTGGCGAGTATGCTTCCCATACGACACGGCCCAATGGTCCTGGAAGAAGCACCTGGGAAGCTGCTTTGTCTGAGGCTGCGTTTATGACAGGGCTCGAACGGAATGCTGATGTGGTACAGATGGCCTCTTATGCACCACTATTTGGCCATGTGGACGGGTGGCAGTGGTCTCCTGATCTGATTTGGGTAGATAATTTACAGTCATATGGGACTCCAAGTTATCAGGTACAGAAATTATATTCTACCAATAAGGGATCAGATATTATTCCCGTCAGGCGGGATGGGCAGCCAGTGGCTGGGAAAGACAGCCTATATGCCTCGGCGGTATATGATAAAAACGCTGGCGAGCTGATCGTTAAAGTGGTCAATTATAATAGCAAGCCTATGCAGGTTAGTCTGTCCATCACTTCAAACAAGAAGATCGCAGATCGTGGCCAGAAAGTTACGTTAGTGAGCCACGATCTAAATAACAGCAACAGCATCGAAGATCCTTTGCGTATACAGCCTAAGCAGGAATCGATCATCCGGAAAGGCAAAAAGCTTACGGAAAGTTTCGCTCCCTATTCGTTGACGGTAATTAAACTTCCGGCGAAATAG
- a CDS encoding alpha-N-arabinofuranosidase, whose amino-acid sequence MKKLSLQLGAAFMLLNGLLYGQNSVKLETPAQDLVISRHIYGHFAEHLGRCIYDGFYVGEKNDSIPHVNGVRTDVVEALKNLKIPNLRWPGGCFADTYHWKDGVGPKAQRPTIVNNWWGGVTEDNSFGTHDFLNMCELLGAEPYLAGNVGSGEVQELADWVQYVNYAGKSPMSDWRRKNGRDQPWKVKYWGVGNESWGCGGNMTVDYYTDIFRKYATFMSDWTNGSGLYRIASGANSADYNWTETLMKKIPSSLMKGMGLHHYAVINWDKKGSATQFSEEEYFKTMKSAWFMNELVEKNIAIMDKYDPKGKVDLIVDEWGGWYDVEPGTNPGFLYQQNTMRDAMIAGMTLNIFNNHARRVKMANLAQAVNVLQAVILTEGKKMILTPTYHVMEMYKVHQDAKLIPVALQSVDYRFNNEKLPAVSVSASQDSQGRTHISLVNIDPKNKNKIQIDLGAIKASKVTGRLLTSDDLRNYNSFKQPAKIAPVNFKGAKLLNGVVEVEIPAFSVIVLELI is encoded by the coding sequence ATGAAAAAACTGAGCTTACAACTAGGAGCTGCTTTCATGCTGCTAAATGGATTGCTATATGGGCAAAATAGTGTAAAATTGGAGACGCCTGCCCAGGACTTGGTTATCAGTCGCCATATCTATGGTCATTTTGCTGAACATTTGGGCCGATGTATTTATGATGGGTTTTACGTCGGTGAAAAAAATGATTCTATTCCGCATGTCAATGGCGTACGAACCGATGTAGTGGAGGCCCTGAAAAACCTTAAGATTCCTAATTTACGATGGCCAGGGGGCTGCTTTGCAGATACATACCACTGGAAAGATGGGGTTGGTCCGAAGGCGCAACGACCCACAATTGTGAACAACTGGTGGGGTGGTGTCACTGAAGACAATTCTTTTGGAACCCACGATTTTCTGAATATGTGTGAGTTACTCGGCGCTGAGCCCTACCTGGCCGGGAATGTAGGGAGTGGCGAAGTGCAGGAACTTGCCGATTGGGTACAATATGTCAACTATGCTGGGAAAAGCCCAATGTCGGACTGGAGGCGTAAAAATGGTCGGGATCAACCGTGGAAAGTCAAATATTGGGGGGTGGGAAATGAATCCTGGGGTTGCGGTGGTAATATGACTGTAGACTATTATACGGATATCTTCCGAAAATACGCTACGTTTATGTCAGACTGGACCAACGGAAGTGGCTTGTATCGGATCGCCTCTGGTGCGAATAGCGCTGATTACAATTGGACCGAGACCTTAATGAAAAAGATCCCCAGTAGCTTAATGAAAGGTATGGGGCTGCACCACTATGCGGTGATCAACTGGGACAAAAAGGGGTCAGCTACACAATTTTCAGAAGAAGAATATTTCAAGACGATGAAGTCGGCCTGGTTTATGAATGAACTGGTGGAAAAGAATATAGCCATCATGGACAAATATGACCCCAAAGGGAAGGTCGATTTGATTGTGGACGAATGGGGTGGCTGGTACGACGTCGAACCAGGTACTAACCCCGGATTTTTGTATCAGCAGAACACAATGCGCGATGCCATGATTGCGGGGATGACCTTAAATATCTTCAATAATCACGCACGGAGAGTGAAAATGGCGAATCTGGCGCAGGCGGTCAATGTGCTGCAAGCTGTTATCTTAACAGAAGGTAAGAAAATGATCCTGACCCCGACCTACCATGTTATGGAAATGTATAAAGTGCATCAAGATGCCAAGTTGATCCCTGTCGCGCTGCAATCAGTAGATTACCGCTTCAATAACGAGAAACTTCCTGCGGTTTCTGTCTCGGCATCACAGGACAGTCAAGGCCGGACGCATATCTCGCTGGTAAACATAGACCCTAAAAATAAGAATAAGATACAGATAGATCTCGGAGCAATAAAAGCATCAAAGGTTACGGGCCGCCTGCTCACGTCTGACGACCTCAGAAATTATAACTCTTTCAAACAGCCAGCAAAAATTGCTCCTGTTAACTTTAAGGGAGCGAAATTACTAAACGGTGTTGTGGAGGTTGAAATTCCGGCATTTTCTGTGATCGTATTGGAACTTATATGA
- a CDS encoding response regulator transcription factor, with protein MTEIILVDDHQVVRNGLRLLLESNGTFEVVQELGSAEETLLYLEHHQRPDLILTDLGMKEMDGITLTKILKNIYPEMKVAVLSMIEEQAKVVEAFNAGADGYLSKGADYDELLFGISQVAAGKQYLTTAIALDFVRSYKTFTPETNRAITLQQYDISERELMVLELIAAGHTNAEIADKIFLSKRTVEGHRQHLLEKTNTKNTAGLIRFAFQNNLLQ; from the coding sequence ATGACTGAAATTATATTGGTTGATGATCATCAGGTAGTACGCAATGGACTGCGTTTATTGCTGGAGTCTAACGGGACTTTCGAAGTCGTGCAGGAACTTGGTAGCGCAGAGGAGACTTTACTGTATCTCGAACACCATCAGAGGCCTGATCTGATTTTAACCGATCTCGGTATGAAAGAGATGGACGGGATTACGCTGACAAAGATTCTAAAAAATATTTATCCGGAAATGAAAGTGGCAGTTCTTTCGATGATCGAAGAGCAGGCAAAAGTAGTAGAGGCATTCAATGCTGGCGCCGATGGTTATTTATCGAAAGGAGCCGATTACGATGAGCTTTTGTTTGGTATCTCACAGGTCGCAGCTGGAAAGCAGTATCTGACTACGGCTATCGCGCTAGATTTTGTCAGAAGCTATAAAACATTTACGCCCGAAACGAATCGGGCTATTACCCTGCAGCAATATGATATCTCGGAAAGGGAGCTAATGGTACTCGAACTGATCGCTGCCGGTCATACCAATGCTGAAATTGCAGACAAAATATTTCTAAGCAAACGCACTGTAGAAGGGCACCGCCAACATCTGTTGGAGAAGACCAATACAAAAAATACGGCTGGACTGATTCGCTTTGCCTTTCAAAATAATCTTTTACAGTAA
- a CDS encoding hybrid sensor histidine kinase/response regulator transcription factor encodes MKRLWVIVGLLWPWILAVCQTNPAHFFSIQDGLTNQQVLDIVHDDEGFTWIATELGLNRFAGKSFKPYYASEQQNGLSLNSNEINTLLYDNRKLYIGTRSNGLNVFDLDSHKFSYYLHDPHNPKSIATNDITAMIKSHDGTLWLATYHQGLQHFDPVKKEFSYFNKSRLPELPENSIWCLVEDRRKMLYIGHVNEGVSIFDPTRRAVCRLTQENTKGVLPDNEVKVLYCDQWNNIWIGTRKGLAVFHPSTGKLVRISLGGTAKNGVEPFVYAIKEFNNRIWIGAESSQLFILEADYSYSKQVEGLKQQQMVDLGKGNNAMVQHIAPDRFGNIWLAMYGGGVGVLSHLSTFFRFFPAEALRSGRMATVSGVFETETQTVYLTTEGSGIIEMDRYGQLRRQLTSSSGIPDDFILTSYKDRKQRVWLGMRKGGVAVGHAAVGRWSEIALGEQVTEVRAIFEDHQGLIWIAANQGIFIYDPDGRKVQKLLINIPMLGDYAPRAIVEDAHGNMWVGTYGQGLYVFDRNRKLIHKMDRNNGLSNNTINHLLRDSNNNIWIATNQGIAMQSAGRKIGDLSLMTSAGRDAWLFINALAEDLHGNIWCATKSGMLRYVPQEERFLQYDDSFGLPLGGFINGSVGKDSQGRLFFGMQEGICYFDPQKIPLDLPKSPIRISRLTVFRAGEGNSQLDKYVSGAQEIALNHDENSFRIELAVMDYALNGLVEFGYQLQGLNSDWIFLGNETTLDFRNIPYGEHELLIRTRMKNGEWSPSPQRLLIKIAAPVYLSWPAKVAYVLAALLLLYTLVFFYMKRMHAESELRLKERQHRQDEQLYTERMNFYTHITHELRTPLTLILGPLEDLAHEQELSANHRNLIGTVQKSANRLFSLVSQLLEFRKIESQYKPLVLEAGSLAEMLSDLVHKYQTLNNKSALSISADLPKVDTRTMFDAEIVQLIVDNLLSNAYKYTTTGQIKLRLHYETSNLTNWAVLSVEDTGCGIPAGEFNRIFDKFYQIPKTGVYGTGVGLALVKELASIHHGQVEVKSKEGVGTLFVVRLMANKIVPKETEPTLTSQRPLVLLVEDDVDLREYLGSTLGGSYEVILAENGTAGFAIAQTKVPDIIISDVLMPDMDGFLLAEKLKKDRATSHIPLILLTAKDTDFDRQRGYDLGIDSYLVKPISPQLLAKRIRNLLRRQRESNDLILKNIAVASKKSGTQEDKKDRDEWWQENEFVQEFTKIVEMHMQDEVLDAGTLAEKMNMSQSTLYRKLKGITGKNINQLVRKIRIRKAAELLKTGKYNVTEVSFMVGINSAIYFRQCFKEEFGQLPSAYQRSDSKLRI; translated from the coding sequence ATGAAAAGGTTGTGGGTGATCGTTGGACTTTTATGGCCGTGGATACTGGCAGTCTGTCAGACGAACCCGGCGCATTTTTTTTCAATACAGGACGGATTGACGAATCAACAGGTATTGGATATTGTACATGATGACGAGGGGTTTACGTGGATAGCGACGGAGTTGGGTCTAAATAGGTTTGCCGGCAAATCTTTTAAACCTTATTACGCCTCCGAACAGCAAAACGGCCTGTCCTTGAATAGCAATGAAATCAATACATTGCTCTACGATAATCGAAAATTATATATTGGTACGCGGTCTAATGGATTGAATGTATTTGATTTAGATAGTCATAAATTTTCTTACTACCTGCATGATCCCCATAATCCAAAGTCGATAGCGACCAATGATATTACAGCTATGATCAAAAGCCATGACGGAACGTTATGGTTAGCTACCTATCATCAGGGACTCCAGCACTTTGACCCTGTAAAAAAAGAATTTAGTTATTTCAATAAAAGCAGACTTCCGGAACTTCCTGAAAATAGTATTTGGTGTCTAGTTGAAGACAGGAGGAAGATGCTCTACATTGGACATGTCAATGAAGGGGTCTCAATTTTTGATCCGACGCGTCGTGCGGTATGCCGGTTGACGCAGGAAAACACGAAAGGTGTATTGCCTGACAATGAAGTAAAAGTACTCTATTGTGACCAGTGGAATAATATCTGGATTGGTACACGCAAAGGGCTGGCCGTCTTCCATCCGTCAACGGGTAAGCTTGTGCGCATTTCCCTGGGCGGAACAGCCAAGAACGGAGTGGAGCCTTTTGTGTATGCGATCAAAGAGTTTAACAACCGCATTTGGATTGGAGCAGAATCTTCACAACTTTTTATACTGGAGGCTGACTATTCATACAGCAAGCAGGTGGAAGGACTTAAACAGCAGCAGATGGTCGATCTCGGGAAGGGCAACAATGCGATGGTGCAGCATATTGCTCCGGACCGTTTTGGCAATATTTGGCTTGCTATGTATGGTGGAGGTGTTGGAGTGCTTAGTCATCTATCCACATTTTTTAGGTTTTTTCCCGCCGAAGCCTTGCGCTCCGGGCGTATGGCAACGGTAAGCGGTGTTTTTGAAACAGAAACGCAAACTGTCTATCTTACGACTGAGGGATCGGGTATTATTGAGATGGATAGGTATGGACAGCTACGTCGACAATTGACGAGTAGCAGCGGTATTCCCGATGACTTTATCTTAACGAGTTATAAGGACCGTAAACAACGTGTTTGGCTCGGTATGCGAAAAGGCGGTGTGGCTGTTGGTCATGCCGCAGTGGGGCGCTGGAGTGAGATCGCGCTTGGCGAGCAGGTGACCGAAGTCCGCGCTATATTTGAAGATCATCAAGGACTGATTTGGATTGCGGCTAATCAGGGAATATTTATCTATGATCCGGATGGTCGTAAGGTACAAAAGCTCCTGATCAATATACCGATGCTGGGGGACTATGCTCCCAGGGCAATTGTTGAAGATGCACATGGCAACATGTGGGTAGGAACGTACGGTCAAGGACTATATGTTTTTGATCGAAACAGAAAACTGATCCATAAGATGGACCGGAACAACGGGCTATCTAATAACACCATCAACCATCTGCTGCGGGACAGCAACAATAATATTTGGATAGCAACAAACCAAGGCATAGCGATGCAAAGTGCAGGTCGGAAAATAGGTGATTTGTCGTTGATGACATCAGCAGGACGTGATGCTTGGCTTTTTATCAATGCTCTGGCGGAAGACCTGCATGGCAACATCTGGTGTGCGACAAAATCCGGTATGTTACGTTATGTCCCTCAGGAGGAGCGTTTTTTACAATATGACGATTCCTTTGGATTACCATTAGGTGGTTTTATTAATGGGAGTGTGGGAAAGGACAGCCAAGGGCGTTTATTCTTTGGTATGCAGGAAGGTATTTGTTACTTTGATCCACAAAAAATTCCATTGGATCTTCCAAAATCGCCAATACGTATCAGTCGGCTAACTGTATTTCGGGCGGGTGAAGGGAATTCCCAATTGGACAAATACGTCTCCGGAGCGCAAGAGATCGCGCTTAATCATGATGAGAATAGTTTCCGCATTGAATTGGCGGTAATGGACTATGCCCTGAATGGTCTGGTGGAATTCGGTTATCAACTGCAGGGACTCAACAGTGATTGGATCTTTCTTGGAAATGAGACGACTTTAGATTTTCGTAATATTCCCTACGGTGAGCATGAATTGCTCATACGTACACGCATGAAAAATGGAGAATGGTCGCCCTCACCGCAGCGCTTACTTATTAAAATCGCAGCACCTGTATACTTAAGCTGGCCGGCTAAGGTTGCTTATGTGCTGGCAGCATTGCTGTTGTTGTACACGCTTGTTTTCTTTTATATGAAGAGAATGCATGCTGAGTCTGAACTTAGGCTTAAGGAGCGCCAGCATCGTCAGGATGAGCAGTTATACACCGAACGTATGAATTTCTATACTCATATCACACATGAACTGCGTACACCGCTCACATTGATCTTGGGGCCGCTTGAAGATCTTGCTCACGAACAAGAACTATCGGCCAATCATCGGAATCTGATTGGGACTGTACAAAAAAGTGCTAATAGACTCTTTAGCTTGGTCAGCCAGCTGCTGGAATTTAGAAAAATAGAATCCCAATATAAACCTTTGGTGCTTGAGGCTGGATCCTTGGCAGAGATGCTTAGCGATCTCGTGCATAAGTATCAAACATTAAATAACAAGTCAGCCTTATCCATATCAGCTGATCTCCCCAAGGTAGATACGCGCACGATGTTTGATGCCGAAATTGTGCAGCTTATCGTGGATAATTTGCTTTCAAATGCGTATAAGTATACGACCACGGGGCAGATCAAGCTGCGTCTACACTACGAGACATCAAATTTGACCAACTGGGCAGTATTGTCGGTAGAGGATACGGGCTGTGGAATTCCTGCGGGGGAATTTAACCGCATTTTCGATAAGTTCTATCAGATACCAAAGACTGGTGTCTATGGCACTGGGGTGGGCCTGGCGTTGGTGAAAGAGCTCGCGAGCATACACCATGGACAGGTCGAGGTTAAAAGCAAGGAAGGTGTGGGAACGCTGTTTGTGGTCCGCTTGATGGCAAATAAAATTGTGCCAAAGGAAACGGAACCAACACTGACGTCGCAACGTCCCTTAGTTCTATTGGTTGAAGACGACGTTGATTTGCGTGAATATTTAGGCAGCACTTTAGGTGGAAGCTATGAAGTCATACTGGCCGAAAACGGTACTGCTGGCTTCGCTATCGCGCAGACTAAGGTGCCAGACATCATCATAAGCGATGTGCTGATGCCCGATATGGATGGTTTTCTATTAGCAGAAAAATTGAAAAAAGACCGGGCAACAAGTCATATACCGCTTATTTTATTGACAGCCAAAGATACTGATTTTGACCGGCAGCGGGGGTATGATCTTGGGATAGATTCATACTTGGTAAAGCCTATCAGTCCGCAGCTGCTTGCTAAGCGTATTCGGAATTTGTTGCGGAGACAAAGAGAAAGCAATGATCTTATCCTAAAAAATATCGCCGTAGCTTCCAAGAAATCAGGAACGCAAGAAGATAAGAAGGATCGAGATGAATGGTGGCAAGAAAATGAATTTGTGCAGGAGTTTACAAAAATTGTAGAAATGCATATGCAGGACGAGGTACTCGATGCGGGGACACTGGCTGAAAAAATGAACATGAGTCAATCGACCCTTTACCGTAAATTGAAAGGAATCACAGGAAAGAATATCAATCAGCTGGTTCGCAAGATACGCATACGTAAAGCAGCTGAACTATTGAAGACGGGGAAATATAATGTGACAGAAGTATCCTTTATGGTCGGCATCAATAGTGCGATCTATTTTCGGCAATGTTTTAAAGAAGAATTTGGACAGCTGCCATCCGCTTATCAGCGGTCCGATTCGAAGTTGCGTATTTAG
- a CDS encoding PA2169 family four-helix-bundle protein encodes MENNFNNPEIINDIIKINNDRIEGYNRAIELAHSHGLHELEPTFRQYADQSQSFIADLTPYVELEGKEPTDSTMLSGKLFRAWMGIKVSITGNDKKSLLESCEKGEDAFKATYKKVLEDDASELSPNVQNVLTMQLNKQLEAHNHIKMLRDNASL; translated from the coding sequence ATGGAAAATAACTTCAATAATCCCGAAATTATCAATGATATTATCAAAATCAATAACGACCGGATCGAAGGTTACAATCGGGCTATCGAATTGGCGCACAGTCATGGTCTGCACGAACTGGAGCCGACTTTTAGGCAGTATGCGGATCAATCGCAATCTTTTATCGCTGACCTGACTCCTTATGTAGAGCTAGAGGGAAAAGAACCTACCGACAGCACCATGTTGAGCGGAAAGCTATTCAGAGCATGGATGGGAATCAAGGTTTCTATTACTGGTAATGATAAGAAAAGTCTATTAGAAAGCTGCGAAAAGGGTGAAGATGCCTTTAAAGCCACCTATAAAAAGGTTTTGGAAGACGATGCAAGTGAACTTTCACCAAATGTCCAAAATGTGCTGACCATGCAATTAAATAAACAGCTGGAAGCCCACAACCATATTAAAATGCTAAGGGACAATGCATCTTTATAA
- a CDS encoding glycoside hydrolase family 97 protein, translating into MKKRMVIAGLLLILFFGLRAQELKVAGPDGRLEVYLWLDNGKLYYRVNQEGQEMLEKSPLGLRGEDVHLSDHLQMVDSHRQALDKKYEEPKIKRRQVHYQANELQCTFENDIKQRLVVTFRVSNNDIAFRYGIPQVGEPANLKIKEELSGFKFPGLTTTFLTPQASPMIGWKKTKPSYEEEYVPDQTMDVRSKYGLGYTFPALFRIGNRGWVLLSETGANSSYCASKLGECRAGLYQIAFPEKGENNGIGDSEPTVALPAHTPWRTLTVGKSLKPIVETTVPFDVVEPQYEASKAYTFGRATWSWLEWQDESINFEDQKTFIDLSAAMGYEYVLIDNWWDTRIGHAKIEELATYGRGKGVGLCLWYNSNGYWNDAPQTPKNKMNNSIARKKEMAWMQSIGIKGIKVDFFGGDKQETLKLYEDILSDANDHGITVIFHGCTLPRGWERMYPNFVGSEAVLASENLIFTQHANDTEAFNACLHPFIRNAVAAMDFGPVLLNRRHSRGNNEGTTRKTTESFQLATSVLFQTPVQNFGLTPNNLKDMPKYVIDFLKQVPTTWDETVFLDGYPGKYVVLARRKQDTWYIAGINAETKPKEIELQLSMLSGQSVQLINDDGARNPIQSSIKLRKENKLKLILQPHGGVVLYGN; encoded by the coding sequence ATGAAGAAACGAATGGTTATCGCCGGGTTGCTACTGATTTTATTTTTCGGTTTGCGAGCTCAGGAACTTAAAGTCGCCGGTCCCGACGGGAGACTGGAGGTATATCTTTGGCTGGATAATGGTAAGCTTTATTACCGTGTTAATCAGGAAGGACAGGAAATGCTGGAGAAGTCACCCTTAGGACTGCGGGGGGAGGATGTGCATCTGAGCGATCATCTTCAAATGGTCGATTCGCACAGGCAAGCGCTAGATAAAAAGTATGAAGAACCAAAAATCAAGCGCCGTCAAGTGCACTATCAAGCCAATGAATTGCAGTGTACGTTTGAAAATGACATAAAACAACGACTTGTTGTAACATTTCGTGTTAGCAATAATGATATCGCTTTTCGCTATGGCATTCCACAGGTAGGCGAACCTGCGAATCTGAAGATCAAAGAGGAGCTGAGCGGTTTTAAGTTTCCCGGGCTGACGACGACCTTCTTGACACCGCAGGCTTCGCCCATGATCGGCTGGAAGAAGACAAAGCCGAGTTATGAGGAAGAGTATGTTCCTGATCAGACCATGGATGTACGCTCGAAATATGGACTGGGTTATACGTTTCCAGCGCTCTTTCGCATAGGCAACAGGGGCTGGGTTTTACTCTCGGAAACCGGAGCCAACAGCAGCTACTGCGCTTCAAAACTTGGGGAGTGTAGAGCGGGGCTGTATCAGATTGCTTTTCCTGAAAAAGGTGAAAACAATGGCATCGGCGACAGCGAGCCGACGGTGGCATTGCCCGCTCACACTCCGTGGCGAACCCTGACTGTGGGCAAGAGTTTAAAACCTATTGTAGAAACTACCGTGCCTTTTGACGTGGTAGAGCCACAATACGAGGCAAGTAAGGCCTATACTTTTGGACGGGCTACATGGAGCTGGCTGGAATGGCAGGATGAAAGCATCAATTTTGAGGATCAGAAAACTTTTATCGATCTTTCTGCAGCGATGGGGTATGAGTATGTTTTGATAGATAATTGGTGGGATACACGGATCGGTCATGCCAAAATCGAAGAGCTGGCTACCTATGGTCGCGGTAAAGGGGTTGGGCTTTGTCTCTGGTACAATTCGAATGGGTACTGGAATGATGCTCCACAGACGCCAAAAAATAAGATGAACAATAGTATTGCCCGCAAGAAAGAAATGGCTTGGATGCAATCGATTGGTATAAAAGGTATCAAGGTGGATTTTTTTGGCGGCGACAAGCAGGAAACATTGAAATTGTATGAGGATATCTTATCGGATGCCAATGACCACGGTATTACCGTCATCTTTCATGGCTGTACGCTTCCAAGAGGATGGGAACGTATGTACCCTAACTTTGTGGGTAGTGAGGCGGTATTGGCTTCTGAAAATCTGATCTTTACGCAGCATGCCAATGATACTGAGGCTTTCAATGCCTGTTTGCATCCTTTTATCCGCAATGCTGTAGCAGCAATGGACTTTGGTCCTGTACTGCTTAATAGAAGACATAGCCGTGGAAACAACGAAGGTACGACCCGCAAGACAACGGAATCATTTCAGCTCGCAACATCGGTCTTGTTCCAAACCCCTGTGCAGAACTTTGGTTTGACACCGAATAACCTGAAGGATATGCCTAAATACGTTATTGATTTTCTAAAACAGGTGCCGACAACATGGGATGAAACGGTATTTTTGGATGGTTATCCTGGTAAATATGTTGTTTTAGCCAGACGGAAACAAGATACCTGGTATATTGCGGGAATAAATGCAGAAACAAAACCAAAAGAAATTGAATTGCAGCTATCCATGCTCTCGGGGCAGTCGGTACAACTTATCAATGACGACGGAGCACGTAACCCCATACAAAGCTCCATAAAATTAAGAAAGGAAAATAAACTCAAATTAATATTACAACCCCATGGTGGCGTTGTATTGTATGGAAATTAG